The genomic region CAAAGTTTGAGATCCTGAGGAAAATGGCTGTTACCATCTAACGTGAAATACGCGCggactcaccgacactttaCCGCAACAACATCCGTGAATTTCCCGGTCGGTGAAATcaaatgtaaacaaaccggcgccatgATCGTCCATCTATCATTTTAGAGCGCACGTGTAGAACCACCGGAAATAGTCATTTTGATGCGCTGTCCGTGCAACATCGGGACGCCTTATTGTAGCGAAGAATAAGGACCAGTCATTTTGTGTCGCGCAACCACTAGACGCGGGGGTATCGCAAAAAAACGTATCGTCAGCGGAAGACGAATTTGTCGAGGACTCGGGAGCCACTGAGGAGCCTGAGAAATTTTCCGTTTttcgtggtcgagtgacccctcgTAATCTAGAGAGAGAGGTAACTACCGTCCATTAGCGATTTCTCATCACTAATACCGTTCATTAGGGGTAGTTCGATCCAGACCAATTGCCGTACCGTGAGGGAGTACCGGAAAGTCCTTCCTCAAAATTACCGTCAAGCACCCCCTTTCAGCGGAAAGGGGTCGTTCGTTTGTAAGTTCCCGTTCTATCGCTTATGGTCCATTTTGTGAGGACACGTCAAGATCACGCTGTGATGCCGCGCCTGGTATCGCAAGCGTAGGACGAATCTCGTTGAGTCCAGTACTGCATCTTGGGGCATCTGCGATTATCGTTGCGCCTATCTTCGGATACGTCGCCAAATTCAGATCGATGCTATCGTCGCCTATCGAGCAGAAAATTACCGATCTCATCGGAGTACGCCGCCGCACCCGCAAAAACCCGTAGGACACACCCTTCGAAGATACGACCAAGTCTCCAGATACTTAAGTCGCCAAAATTTCATATGGCAATTGTTTAGTACGACGCGGCTTAATTAGAGCAAGACGCCTCGAATTTCCCGCTTCCAAAGcttccaatttttttgaacCCTCTCGTATTTTGGAaatttctcattatttttgaatttctcaCATTTTGAGCATTCtcacttttcataaatttctcattttttagAACATTCTCGCATTTTGCAGTTTCCCACATTTTATAAAGCTTTCACATTTTATCGTCACGTTTCACATTTTATAGATTCTCATATTGTTATATTCACGTATAAGCATCATTATCAGTTCAGATTTTCCGGACTTTTCcgatttcaacatttttatatttttttatataatttcaTTGTCAAGGTCACTACCTGACACCTATTGTATTAGAttgaatttcatttaattttcatttcattaattagaATATTGCATTTTCTTCAGTTCGGAAAAGTCAATTCAAAaccttgtttttttattacgtCGGGAAAGACACAAAGATCTATTAAGTTTAAGTTTATTCAACACAGAAGTATAGTATAAGTTACAAGGTCCCTGTAAAGGAAAGCTTTTCTAAAAAGACCAGAataagtatttatttataagatCTTTAATGTACACTGATtcagaaattttcattttttaaaaaccttTCAGAAAAACCATTTTCGATTCAGCGAACCAGCGCACAATACCAGTGCTATCTTGCAAATTTATTTACTGTGTCAATGAGTCAGTCATCAGAATAAACCacattatttaattccaacggaatttgattttttgttttccgaCGTTTAAAAGACTAGAGcgcttgtcccggcagctggacaaggtATCCCAGCTCCCGAATAGTTGCCTGGCGCCCTTATTCGAACCCACACCTttgccccgaaaaaccccctgagagcccggaGCAGTCATTGACCCATTTTGGGCCACACCCTGTACAATGTTACTACACAGTGCCAGCGGCGTGCggcaaatatttcaaaaatacacaaaaaagatttgagattttattgaaaacaaaacataaaaatactaGTACAACCCTGTTTGCAATgatattattttcttaatatGTATCGGAACCGGCAAGTGGTCAATGTAAGTATAAAATTGTCTGGAAGTTTTCATTTTAAGTTTCTTCACTATATGTTTTCGCAGAACATTTCTGGCCAGCTCCTCAAGAAGAGGAACGTTTGGTATACTTTTGATTTTCTCGTCCACCCTTGGACTGTGAAGAGAagagcaaatttttttcaactccGGATGAGCAAAGTAATTTAAGAGATGGTGTATATTGTTTGAGTCTGAGAAGCGGGAGTAACGTTTGAGGAACCTAGGTAGGTTTAGTCTCATGTTGTAATACATAGATGGCATCACTTTTTTCCATCTCAGATTGAAGTAGTATTTTTGTCGATCCATGTGCAACATGATTCTAAACAATTCACAAAAGCCGAATTTTTGATAAACCATTTGCAAATCGTGCACATCAATTAGGAAACCGTAGGAGAGCAAGTAACACATGAACTGAATTAAAGTTGAGTGGTTTACTTCGTTGGCTGGGTCCACGGCGTAGACCCTAGAGGTAAACTTAACAGAATGAATGCAAGTAATGATGTCGTCTCTCAAAGTGCTCTCCATCATCACGTTGAGATTTTCTATCGAAATTATCTTTACAAAATAGTAAAATGCATCAGCATATATTTTATATTCGATTGCTGCGATAATTTCGCGGAGGATATCTGGACGTTTTTCTACCAGCGCCTTCATGTACACTGTTCCGATGTTGAAAaacatataaaaatatttgtttggcGTTTCAGCTGTTATTATCTCTTCGACAGATTCAACAACTTCTTCAAAAATAGGCGACTGCCATGTGGCAAGCATCACAATCACTTCCATATTGAGTTGAGGCGGACTGAATTCGTCAAAAGAGTAACGGAACAGAGCTTCTTGTAGTTCATATTCGCAATTTGATATCACCGAGAACTCAAAAGCGCTATAAGTCTGTTTCTCACAGCGGATTTCAGGGTCTGCGCCATAACATAACAATGCTGTAACCAACTCGGTCCTATTTATTGCAGTAAGGGTTTCCATCTCCAGAGCCAACCAGAGCGGGGTCTGTCCGGATTTGTCCGGTTTGTTCACATCGAATCCCTTTTCCATTAAGTATTTGGCAAGTTTGAGGAAAGAATTCTCAATGACGAAATGCAAAACGGTGTCTTCATCGAAGCGCGAATTATTTATGTCGGCACCTTTCTTAATAAGCTCTAAAATAAAGTACTCGTGGAGTTCGTCCGAACTGTTTGACGGTGCTCTGTCCAAAGCTTTTTGTATTCCCAGATCCAGGGGGAAATTCGGAATGGTCAAGAGGTAGTCAAATATTTCTCTTCTAAAATTGTACCAGACTAATTCGAAATGTTTACActtgtgaaaaattaatttacctTCCGCAGATTATGGCGATTTGCAATAAATTACTTCCTCTCCTGAATACGGTTTTGTACCATTTCACCGAATTTAGATGTTTCCTGAGAATCgctattttgttttgtactaCTGAAGCTATTAACAAGTACTTTTTCTGCCTCTggaaaatcgaaaattttggaaaaaagaaCTGACACTGTAGGCACAATGGCAGTTTAAGGTCCTAATAGTGCGCACTCCGTGCCCCGCACAATACTTACTTCTGTTGATGTACTTACAccgttgccagatttattaaagaTTGAACAGGCTTTTCTCGATCTTGTACGTTTTGGTGCAATTTGTTGATTTGTTTGTTGTCTTGTTTGTAATAAGGTCACTAGCCCAGTTTCTTAAAAAATCGCttaattcttaaaaaaaaattaacatgttTTCCCCTAACTGACGctttttttgctcaatttttcattttttagacGAGCTAAAAAGTGCATTTGATTCAGGTGAAACTTATCTACGGGGCGACTGTTGtagtttttgcaaaaaacaaattagactGGAAGACACAACATGAGCAAAATAGATAAAATTCTGTTATCATGCAACCCACCATACTTTTCTACTACGAATAGTGTAGTGTTGAATCTGAACAGTGTAGTGTTGAAtctttaataaatctggcaacggTGTAAGTACGTATACagaaatatt from Tenebrio molitor chromosome 8, icTenMoli1.1, whole genome shotgun sequence harbors:
- the LOC138137499 gene encoding uncharacterized protein, which gives rise to MQRSKIRCTTVKIMNISREAFEFYHSFDVETVSNKKNISQRQKKYLLIASVVQNKIAILRKHLNSVKWYKTVFRRGSNLLQIAIICGRREIFDYLLTIPNFPLDLGIQKALDRAPSNSSDELHEYFILELIKKGADINNSRFDEDTVLHFVIENSFLKLAKYLMEKGFDVNKPDKSGQTPLWLALEMETLTAINRTELVTALLCYGADPEIRCEKQTYSAFEFSVISNCEYELQEALFRYSFDEFSPPQLNMEVIVMLATWQSPIFEEVVESVEEIITAETPNKYFYMFFNIGTVYMKALVEKRPDILREIIAAIEYKIYADAFYYFVKIISIENLNVMMESTLRDDIITCIHSVKFTSRVYAVDPANEVNHSTLIQFMCYLLSYGFLIDVHDLQMVYQKFGFCELFRIMLHMDRQKYYFNLRWKKVMPSMYYNMRLNLPRFLKRYSRFSDSNNIHHLLNYFAHPELKKICSSLHSPRVDEKIKSIPNVPLLEELARNVLRKHIVKKLKMKTSRQFYTYIDHLPVPIHIKKIISLQTGLY